One Methylobacterium oryzae DNA window includes the following coding sequences:
- a CDS encoding MucR family transcriptional regulator, with amino-acid sequence MAQSNGGSLRLVTLASEIVSAYVSHNHVQSADLPGLLNEVHAAIRGVCDAGQSPPIAKTTAQEIRRSINPDFLISFEDGKPYKTLRRHLTLRGLTPEAYRAKWGLASDYPMTAQSYSEQRSQLARSLGLGQPRAAAPEPEAEPAPQPAGKRRARSKEAV; translated from the coding sequence ATGGCCCAGTCGAACGGCGGCTCTCTCCGCCTCGTCACGCTCGCTTCCGAGATCGTCTCGGCCTATGTGAGCCACAATCACGTGCAGAGCGCGGATCTGCCCGGCCTCCTCAACGAGGTGCACGCGGCGATTCGGGGGGTCTGCGACGCCGGCCAGAGCCCGCCGATCGCCAAGACGACCGCGCAGGAGATCCGGCGCTCGATCAATCCGGACTTCCTGATCTCGTTCGAGGACGGGAAGCCCTACAAGACGCTGCGCCGGCACCTCACCCTGCGCGGCCTGACGCCGGAGGCCTACCGCGCCAAGTGGGGCCTCGCCTCGGACTACCCGATGACGGCCCAGAGCTATTCCGAGCAGCGCTCGCAGCTCGCCCGCTCCCTGGGCCTCGGGCAGCCGCGCGCCGCGGCGCCGGAACCCGAAGCCGAGCCCGCGCCGCAGCCCGCCGGGAAGCGGCGGGCGCGCAGCAAGGAAGCCGTCTGA
- a CDS encoding MBL fold metallo-hydrolase, translating into MASLTLRILGCGSSGGVPRVGSGWGACDPAEPRNRRRRCSILVERASGAGRTTLLVDTSPDLREQLIDAGVTRLDGVLYTHAHADHTHGIDDLRPLVIAMRARIPVYADALTRSLLTARFGYCFETPPGSAYPPILDLRDLAAGRDLTLEGEGGAITVESLPVEHGNEAALGFRFGAAAYMPDVSLIPEASLARLRGLDLLIIDALRDTPHPTHFSVSDALALIESVQPRRAVLTNLHTDLDFGALAARLPEGIVPAYDGMTLSLEA; encoded by the coding sequence ATGGCGAGCCTGACCCTGCGCATCCTCGGTTGCGGCTCGTCCGGCGGGGTGCCGCGGGTCGGCAGCGGCTGGGGCGCCTGCGACCCGGCGGAGCCGCGCAACCGCCGGCGGCGCTGCTCGATCCTGGTGGAGCGCGCGTCGGGGGCGGGGCGGACCACGCTCCTGGTCGACACCTCTCCGGACCTGCGCGAGCAGCTCATCGACGCCGGCGTGACGCGCCTCGACGGGGTGCTCTACACCCACGCCCACGCCGACCACACCCACGGGATCGACGACCTGCGCCCGCTGGTGATCGCCATGCGGGCCCGCATCCCGGTCTACGCCGACGCCCTGACGCGGTCGCTGCTCACGGCCCGGTTCGGCTACTGCTTCGAGACGCCCCCCGGGAGCGCCTACCCGCCGATCCTCGACCTGCGCGACCTCGCCGCCGGCCGCGACCTGACCCTAGAGGGGGAGGGGGGGGCGATCACCGTGGAATCGCTCCCGGTGGAGCACGGCAACGAGGCGGCCCTGGGCTTCCGCTTCGGCGCGGCCGCCTACATGCCCGACGTCAGCCTGATCCCGGAGGCGAGCCTCGCCCGGCTCCGCGGTCTCGACCTGCTGATCATCGACGCCCTGCGGGACACCCCGCACCCGACCCACTTCTCGGTCTCGGACGCCCTCGCGCTGATCGAGTCGGTGCAGCCACGCCGCGCGGTCCTGACCAACCTGCACACGGATCTCGACTTCGGCGCCCTCGCGGCACGCCTGCCGGAGGGCATCGTGCCCGCCTATGACGGCATGACCCTGAGCCTCGAGGCCTGA
- a CDS encoding TatD family hydrolase, translating to MLIDSHCHLDFPDFAADLPGVIARAKAAGVAGMLTIATRVAKADTYRAIAKAHPEVWHTVGTHPHGAAEEPDVAAETIAGLAQASPRCVGIGEAGLDYHYADAAPEAVQERVLRAHIAAARLSGLPLVIHARDADDHMERVLADEMGRAPFRAVLHCFSSGRRLAEAGVELGLYVSFSGIVTFRRSHDLRDIARAVPLDRILVETDAPFLAPEPHRGRTNEPAYTADTARSLAGTLGLTAEDFARTTTANFFTLFDKAAGTRPGAA from the coding sequence ATGCTCATCGACAGCCACTGCCATCTCGACTTCCCGGACTTCGCCGCCGACCTCCCGGGCGTGATCGCCCGCGCCAAGGCCGCGGGCGTCGCCGGCATGCTCACGATCGCCACCCGGGTCGCCAAGGCCGACACCTACCGGGCGATCGCCAAGGCCCATCCCGAGGTTTGGCACACGGTCGGCACCCATCCCCACGGGGCCGCCGAGGAGCCGGACGTCGCCGCCGAGACGATCGCGGGCCTCGCCCAGGCCAGCCCGCGCTGCGTCGGGATCGGCGAGGCCGGCCTCGACTACCACTACGCCGACGCCGCCCCCGAGGCCGTGCAGGAGCGGGTGCTGCGCGCCCACATCGCGGCGGCCCGGCTCTCCGGCCTGCCGCTCGTGATCCACGCCCGGGACGCCGACGACCACATGGAGCGGGTGCTTGCCGACGAGATGGGCCGGGCGCCGTTCCGGGCGGTGCTGCACTGCTTCTCGTCGGGGCGGCGGCTGGCGGAGGCCGGGGTGGAGCTGGGGCTGTACGTGTCCTTCTCGGGCATCGTCACGTTCCGGCGCTCGCACGACCTGCGCGACATCGCCAGGGCCGTGCCCCTCGACCGGATCCTGGTGGAGACCGACGCGCCGTTCCTGGCCCCCGAGCCCCACCGGGGACGGACCAACGAGCCGGCCTACACGGCCGACACCGCCCGGTCGCTGGCCGGGACCCTGGGGCTGACCGCCGAGGACTTCGCCCGGACCACGACGGCGAATTTCTTCACCTTGTTCGACAAGGCCGCCGGAACGCGCCCGGGCGCTGCGTGA
- the metG gene encoding methionine--tRNA ligase: protein MTSNAPANPRKTFGLSTAISYPNGAPHIGHAYEVIAADAIARFHRLDGYDVLFSTGTDEHGLKIQQAATRAGTTPRAYVDGTAARFQAMADRMDCAYDRFIRTTEPDHYAAAQEIWRRMEANGDIYLDKYAGWYSVRDEAYYDESETRLLEDGSRRSLATDTPVEWMEEENFLFRLSAYQDRLLELYADQPDFIGPDTRRNEVASFVRSGLKDLSVSRTNFDWGVPVPGHPNHVMYVWVDALTNYLTVTGFPDAENPQKRFWPMDLHVIGKDIVRFHAVYWPAFLMSAGLPLPKRVFGHGFLLSKGEKMSKSLGNVLDPFELADTYGVDPVRYFVLREVPFGGDGSYSHEAIIGRINADLANDLGNLAQRSLTMVAKNCDGAVPDPGSLDAADTALLAQADALPARARTLMGELALHTVLAEIWAVVAEANRYFAAQEPWKLRKSDPARMNAVLYTTLESLRVFGILTQPFVPGAAAKLLDLLAVPADRRGLADVGEGGRLVPGTALPAPAPIFPRFERPETPSA from the coding sequence GTGACGTCCAACGCCCCGGCGAATCCCCGAAAGACGTTCGGTCTCTCGACCGCGATCTCCTACCCCAACGGCGCGCCCCATATCGGCCACGCCTACGAGGTGATCGCCGCCGACGCGATCGCGCGCTTCCACCGGCTCGACGGCTACGACGTGCTGTTCTCCACCGGGACCGACGAGCACGGGCTCAAGATCCAGCAGGCCGCGACCCGGGCCGGCACCACCCCGCGCGCCTACGTCGACGGCACGGCCGCCCGGTTCCAGGCCATGGCCGACCGGATGGACTGCGCCTACGACCGCTTCATCCGCACCACCGAGCCCGACCACTACGCCGCCGCCCAGGAGATCTGGCGGCGGATGGAGGCCAACGGCGACATCTACCTCGACAAGTATGCCGGCTGGTACTCGGTCCGCGACGAGGCCTACTACGACGAGTCCGAGACCCGGCTCCTGGAGGATGGCAGCCGCCGCAGCCTCGCCACCGACACGCCGGTCGAGTGGATGGAGGAGGAGAATTTCCTTTTCAGACTGTCCGCCTACCAGGACCGGCTGCTGGAACTCTACGCGGATCAGCCGGATTTCATCGGGCCGGACACGCGCCGGAACGAGGTGGCGAGCTTCGTGCGCTCCGGCCTCAAGGACCTCTCGGTCAGCCGCACCAATTTCGACTGGGGCGTGCCGGTGCCGGGGCATCCGAACCACGTGATGTACGTGTGGGTCGACGCGCTCACCAACTATCTCACCGTCACCGGCTTCCCCGACGCGGAGAACCCCCAAAAAAGATTCTGGCCGATGGACCTGCACGTGATCGGCAAGGACATCGTCCGGTTCCACGCGGTCTACTGGCCGGCCTTCCTGATGTCGGCCGGGCTGCCGCTCCCGAAGCGCGTCTTCGGCCACGGCTTCCTGCTCTCCAAGGGCGAGAAGATGTCGAAGTCGCTGGGCAACGTCCTCGACCCGTTCGAGCTCGCCGACACCTACGGGGTCGACCCGGTGCGCTACTTCGTGCTGCGCGAGGTGCCGTTCGGCGGCGACGGCAGCTACAGCCACGAGGCGATCATCGGCCGGATCAACGCCGATCTCGCCAACGATCTCGGCAACCTCGCCCAGCGCTCGCTCACGATGGTCGCCAAGAACTGCGACGGCGCGGTGCCGGATCCGGGCAGCCTGGACGCGGCCGACACGGCCCTGCTGGCCCAGGCCGACGCCCTGCCGGCACGGGCCCGGACCCTCATGGGCGAGCTGGCGCTCCACACCGTCCTGGCCGAGATCTGGGCCGTGGTGGCCGAGGCCAACCGCTACTTCGCCGCCCAGGAGCCATGGAAACTGCGCAAGTCCGACCCGGCGCGGATGAACGCGGTGCTCTACACGACGCTGGAATCCCTGCGCGTCTTCGGCATCCTGACCCAGCCCTTCGTGCCGGGGGCGGCGGCCAAGCTCCTCGACCTGCTGGCGGTGCCGGCCGACCGGCGCGGCCTCGCCGATGTGGGGGAGGGGGGCCGGCTCGTGCCCGGCACGGCGCTCCCCGCCCCCGCGCCGATCTTCCCGCGCTTCGAGCGCCCCGAGACTCCGTCCGCCTGA
- a CDS encoding FAD-dependent monooxygenase: MTDAHAAPGYDADVIVVGAGPVGLTAGCALRHHGVSCLILEQRAEVRAYSRANNLWARPQELLAGIGLRDALAENAYAVRTINFFVDGAPTTPIPIADVASPYPDVLYSGQDVIERTLIDAFEARGGRLDRGCTVTGIDQDAAGVTVTLRRGADGPETRLRARYCVAADGARSTVRARLGLDFEPERLAGCMNRQVDARLSWRRGSEPDQLWFFYYPRGFAGIMPVWGGYHRLFFLADDAGVPDRDPTLAEIQALAREVTGDETLTLSDPQWLTHSRFAYGVSPGYARGRVFLAGDAGHLSLPIGGQGMNAGLHDAVEIAWRLAMTLRGEAAPAILDSYDGERGGEHARLSAQQVRGFRWTVYRGPVTDTVLGLAAKALPNLGSLLQGTDDMQQMGVAYPGSLLNADHLSGLANLTHLLRPGPKPGQRAPDAPVTRDGVRTRLFPFLYNPDGWTTGWALLCFDGRSPEAAPFLLEAVQAVAPWPWLRPRLVLAGPLIAAEMPVLSDLDGRAHGAYGLEGRPALVLVRPDGHIAFRSGADRTDRLIAYCRALFDAAGRAAGEVVRPEAACAG; encoded by the coding sequence ATGACCGACGCCCACGCCGCCCCGGGCTACGACGCCGACGTGATCGTCGTCGGCGCGGGCCCCGTCGGCCTGACCGCGGGCTGCGCCCTGCGCCATCACGGCGTGTCGTGCCTGATCCTGGAGCAGCGCGCGGAGGTCAGGGCGTACTCGCGGGCCAACAATCTCTGGGCCCGCCCGCAGGAGTTGCTCGCCGGCATCGGCCTGCGCGACGCCCTGGCGGAGAACGCCTACGCGGTCCGCACCATCAACTTCTTCGTCGACGGCGCGCCGACGACGCCGATCCCCATCGCCGACGTCGCCAGCCCCTATCCCGACGTCCTGTACAGCGGGCAGGACGTGATCGAGCGGACCTTGATCGACGCGTTCGAGGCCCGCGGCGGTCGGCTGGACCGGGGCTGCACGGTGACCGGCATCGACCAGGACGCGGCGGGCGTCACCGTGACCCTCCGGCGGGGCGCGGACGGGCCGGAGACGCGGCTGCGCGCCCGCTACTGCGTGGCCGCCGACGGGGCCCGGAGCACGGTCCGCGCCCGGCTCGGCCTGGATTTCGAGCCCGAGCGGCTCGCGGGCTGCATGAACCGGCAGGTCGACGCCCGGCTGTCCTGGCGCCGCGGGTCCGAGCCGGACCAGCTCTGGTTCTTCTACTACCCGCGCGGCTTCGCCGGCATCATGCCGGTCTGGGGCGGCTACCACCGGCTGTTCTTCCTGGCCGACGACGCCGGCGTGCCGGACCGCGACCCGACGCTCGCGGAGATCCAGGCCCTCGCCCGGGAGGTCACCGGCGACGAGACCCTCACCCTGAGCGACCCGCAATGGCTCACCCACAGCCGCTTCGCCTACGGGGTCTCCCCCGGCTACGCGCGGGGCCGCGTGTTCCTGGCGGGCGATGCCGGGCACCTGTCCCTGCCGATCGGCGGCCAGGGGATGAATGCCGGCCTCCACGACGCGGTCGAGATCGCGTGGCGGCTGGCCATGACCCTGCGGGGCGAGGCGGCGCCCGCCATCCTCGACTCCTACGACGGCGAGCGCGGCGGCGAGCACGCCCGGCTGAGCGCCCAGCAGGTGCGCGGGTTCCGGTGGACCGTCTATCGCGGCCCCGTCACCGACACGGTGCTGGGGCTGGCCGCGAAGGCGCTGCCGAACCTGGGCTCCCTGCTGCAGGGGACGGACGACATGCAGCAGATGGGCGTCGCCTATCCCGGCAGCCTCCTGAACGCGGATCACCTGTCGGGCCTCGCGAACCTGACGCACCTGCTGCGGCCGGGGCCGAAGCCGGGCCAGCGCGCGCCGGACGCGCCGGTGACGCGGGACGGGGTGCGCACGCGCCTGTTCCCGTTCCTCTACAACCCGGACGGATGGACGACGGGCTGGGCGCTCCTGTGCTTCGACGGACGGTCGCCGGAGGCGGCGCCCTTCCTTCTGGAGGCGGTCCAGGCCGTGGCGCCCTGGCCCTGGCTGCGTCCGCGGCTCGTCCTCGCCGGCCCCCTGATCGCGGCGGAGATGCCCGTCCTGTCGGATCTGGACGGCCGGGCACACGGCGCCTACGGGCTGGAGGGCCGGCCGGCGCTCGTGCTGGTGCGCCCGGACGGGCACATCGCCTTCCGGAGCGGCGCGGACCGGACCGATCGCCTGATCGCGTATTGCCGCGCGCTCTTCGACGCGGCGGGGCGCGCGGCCGGGGAAGTGGTGCGGCCGGAGGCGGCTTGCGCCGGGTGA
- a CDS encoding MarR family winged helix-turn-helix transcriptional regulator, with protein sequence MEPDPPRTARDRDRTRHALSDLVVAVFRLNGDLLAAGDTLVQDLGLTSARWQVLGAIALAPAPLPVAHIARNMGLARQSVQRLVGEMRADGLIRLAPNPHHRRAPLVAMTPRGAGAYRQAMARNALWSDGLTEGLAPEAVEAAAALLQGLQRRIGASHAAIASIAAEARQETPHETPHETPHETPHETRQESRQETDR encoded by the coding sequence ATGGAGCCCGACCCGCCTCGGACAGCCCGCGACCGCGACCGGACCCGGCACGCCCTGTCGGACCTCGTGGTCGCGGTGTTCCGCCTCAACGGCGACCTGCTCGCGGCCGGCGACACGCTGGTGCAGGATCTCGGGCTCACCAGCGCCCGCTGGCAGGTGCTGGGGGCCATCGCCCTCGCGCCGGCGCCGCTGCCCGTCGCCCACATCGCCCGCAACATGGGCCTCGCCCGCCAGTCGGTGCAGCGCCTCGTCGGCGAGATGCGGGCCGACGGGCTGATCCGGCTCGCGCCCAACCCCCACCACCGCCGCGCGCCCCTCGTCGCCATGACCCCGCGGGGCGCGGGGGCCTATCGGCAGGCGATGGCGCGCAACGCCCTCTGGTCGGACGGGCTCACCGAGGGCCTCGCGCCCGAGGCCGTCGAGGCCGCCGCCGCGCTGCTGCAGGGCCTGCAGCGGCGGATCGGCGCCTCCCACGCCGCCATCGCGTCCATCGCCGCGGAGGCCCGGCAGGAGACGCCGCACGAGACCCCGCACGAGACCCCGCACGAGACCCCGCACGAGACCCGACAGGAAAGCCGACAGGAGACCGACCGATGA
- a CDS encoding DNA polymerase III subunit delta', with the protein MKPTDRAADDVEPGDLAGIPRPRETLGLVGHAAAADAFAAAIAAGRLHHAWLIGGAPGIGKATLAYRVARRLLAYPGGGGPMGLAVPAGDAVLGKVAGLSHPNLVVLRRHRSAGAKTLPTKISVDAVRRALDLFASTAADSGWRVCILDSAEDLNANAANALLKVLEEPPPRALFLILSHQPGRLLPTIRSRCRALMLRPLPAEDVARVVRGLPEPFAQPDETALARALAQCEGSVARALAMLDPVTAGLVAEIETLLARARTPDWGRVLKLAETLAGRDAEARFEAAQDAVLRFVSAEIDRRRDEPPARLAALVEVADRFGRAAREAAIYNLDRRPVVLSLFGDLAAVA; encoded by the coding sequence GTGAAGCCCACCGACCGCGCCGCCGACGACGTCGAGCCCGGGGACCTCGCCGGGATCCCGCGCCCGCGCGAGACCCTCGGGCTCGTCGGCCACGCGGCCGCGGCCGACGCCTTCGCGGCCGCCATCGCGGCGGGGCGCCTGCACCACGCGTGGCTGATCGGCGGCGCCCCCGGCATCGGCAAGGCGACCCTGGCCTACCGGGTCGCCCGGCGCCTGCTCGCCTACCCGGGGGGCGGGGGCCCGATGGGCCTCGCCGTGCCGGCGGGCGACGCCGTCCTCGGCAAGGTGGCGGGCCTGTCGCACCCGAACCTCGTGGTCCTGCGCCGCCACCGGAGCGCCGGCGCCAAGACGCTGCCGACCAAGATCTCGGTCGACGCGGTGCGCCGCGCCCTCGACCTGTTCGCCTCGACGGCCGCGGATTCGGGCTGGCGCGTCTGCATCCTCGACAGCGCCGAGGACCTGAACGCCAACGCCGCCAACGCCCTGCTCAAGGTGCTGGAGGAGCCGCCGCCCCGCGCGCTGTTCCTGATCCTGTCCCACCAGCCCGGCCGGCTGCTGCCGACCATCCGCTCCCGCTGCCGGGCGCTGATGCTGCGCCCCCTCCCGGCCGAGGACGTCGCCCGGGTGGTGCGCGGCCTGCCCGAGCCCTTCGCGCAGCCCGACGAGACCGCCCTGGCCCGGGCACTGGCCCAGTGCGAGGGCTCGGTCGCCCGCGCGCTCGCGATGCTCGATCCGGTCACCGCCGGCCTCGTGGCCGAGATCGAGACCCTGCTGGCGCGGGCGCGCACGCCCGACTGGGGCCGGGTGCTCAAGCTCGCCGAGACCCTGGCGGGCCGCGACGCCGAGGCGCGGTTCGAGGCCGCCCAGGACGCGGTGCTGCGCTTCGTCTCGGCCGAGATCGACCGGCGCCGGGATGAGCCCCCCGCCCGCCTCGCGGCCCTGGTGGAGGTCGCCGACCGGTTCGGCCGCGCCGCCCGGGAGGCGGCGATCTACAACCTCGACCGGCGCCCGGTCGTGCTGTCGCTGTTCGGGGATCTCGCGGCGGTGGCTTAG
- the tmk gene encoding dTMP kinase, which yields MTGPLSGDPAGAGGTFITVEGGEGAGKSTQIARLAATLRARSGRPVCVTREPGGSPRAEEIRTALLDGVAKPYGPFAEALLFSAARIDHLDRLIRPALRRGETVLCDRFIDSTRAYQGAAGGLDPALVDALERVVVGPTRPDLTLILDLAPESGLARAAGRGARTGQGADRFEAEALDFHVRLREAFLAIARAEPGRCAVIDASRDPDTVEAAIRAAVASRLPALLPDRPAGAGRSGDAA from the coding sequence GTGACCGGGCCGCTGTCCGGGGATCCCGCCGGGGCGGGCGGCACCTTCATCACCGTCGAGGGCGGGGAGGGGGCCGGCAAGTCGACCCAGATCGCCCGCCTCGCCGCGACCCTGCGCGCGCGCTCGGGGCGGCCCGTCTGCGTGACGCGCGAGCCCGGCGGCTCGCCGCGGGCGGAGGAGATCCGCACGGCGCTGCTCGACGGCGTCGCCAAGCCCTACGGCCCCTTCGCGGAGGCCCTGCTGTTCAGCGCCGCCCGGATCGACCATCTCGACCGGCTGATCCGCCCGGCGCTCCGCCGGGGCGAGACCGTGCTGTGCGACCGGTTCATCGACTCGACCCGGGCCTACCAGGGCGCCGCCGGGGGGCTCGATCCCGCGCTCGTGGACGCCCTGGAGCGGGTCGTCGTCGGCCCGACCCGGCCCGATCTCACCCTGATCCTCGACCTCGCCCCCGAGTCCGGCCTCGCCCGCGCGGCCGGGCGCGGCGCCCGGACGGGGCAGGGGGCCGACCGGTTCGAGGCCGAGGCCCTCGACTTCCACGTCCGGCTGCGGGAGGCCTTCCTGGCGATCGCCCGGGCGGAACCGGGGCGCTGCGCGGTGATCGACGCGTCCCGCGATCCCGACACGGTCGAGGCGGCGATCCGCGCCGCCGTCGCGTCCCGGCTGCCGGCGCTCCTGCCCGACCGGCCGGCGGGGGCGGGCCGGAGCGGCGACGCCGCGTGA
- a CDS encoding D-alanyl-D-alanine carboxypeptidase family protein: MRRPLLTLLAAACALGAGLAAAAAQTFQTAAPHAILIDADSGSVLFEKAADERFSPASMAKLMTTDIVFEALKSGRLSMDTEFTVTEDAWKRGGAGGGGSSMFAQVNSRIKMSDLLRGLIVQSGNDAAITIAENMAGSEEAFAGLMNQRAKEIGLTNSTFRNATGYSAPDQKVTARDMAKLALHIIDTYPDYYKIFAEKEFTWNKIRQQNRNPLLALDIGADGLKTGYLEESGYALTGSAVQNGQRLVLVVSGLKTARDRASESRKLMEWGFRAFEPRQVFAPGETVAEASVFGGQSGSVPLVAKKPVRVLLPRGSSDRVSARAIYTGPLIAPVEEGQRVGILRVQRGDTVALDQPLFAGAAVEPGTLSQRAMDAALEFGTGLVRKAFDRAGKGTDKGGDKGAAGAANPS; encoded by the coding sequence ATGCGCAGACCCCTTCTCACCCTTCTCGCGGCCGCCTGCGCGCTGGGCGCCGGCCTCGCCGCCGCCGCCGCGCAGACTTTCCAGACCGCGGCCCCGCACGCGATCCTGATCGACGCCGATTCCGGCTCGGTCCTGTTCGAGAAGGCCGCCGACGAGCGGTTCTCGCCGGCCAGCATGGCCAAGCTCATGACCACCGACATCGTGTTCGAGGCGCTGAAATCCGGCCGCCTGTCGATGGACACGGAGTTCACCGTCACCGAGGACGCGTGGAAGCGCGGCGGGGCCGGGGGCGGCGGCTCGTCGATGTTCGCGCAGGTGAACAGCCGCATCAAGATGTCGGACCTGCTGCGCGGCCTGATCGTGCAGTCGGGCAACGACGCGGCCATCACCATCGCGGAGAACATGGCCGGCTCCGAGGAGGCCTTCGCCGGGCTGATGAACCAGCGCGCCAAGGAGATCGGGCTGACGAACTCGACCTTCCGCAACGCCACCGGCTACTCGGCGCCCGACCAGAAGGTCACGGCCCGGGACATGGCGAAGCTCGCGCTGCACATCATCGACACCTACCCGGACTACTACAAGATCTTCGCCGAGAAGGAGTTCACCTGGAACAAGATCCGCCAGCAGAACCGCAACCCGCTGCTCGCCCTCGACATCGGCGCGGACGGGCTCAAGACCGGCTACCTGGAGGAATCCGGCTACGCGCTCACCGGCTCGGCGGTGCAGAACGGCCAGCGGCTCGTGCTGGTGGTCTCGGGGCTCAAGACCGCCCGGGACCGCGCCTCCGAGTCGCGCAAGCTGATGGAGTGGGGCTTCCGCGCCTTCGAGCCCCGGCAGGTCTTCGCGCCGGGCGAGACCGTGGCCGAGGCCTCGGTGTTCGGCGGCCAGTCGGGCTCGGTGCCGCTGGTGGCGAAGAAGCCCGTGCGGGTGCTGCTGCCGCGGGGCTCCAGCGACCGGGTCAGCGCCAGGGCGATCTATACCGGGCCGCTCATCGCCCCGGTGGAGGAGGGCCAGCGGGTCGGGATCCTGCGCGTCCAGCGCGGCGACACCGTCGCCCTCGACCAGCCGCTCTTCGCCGGCGCCGCGGTGGAGCCCGGCACCCTGTCGCAGCGGGCGATGGACGCGGCGCTGGAATTCGGCACCGGCCTCGTCCGCAAGGCCTTCGACCGGGCCGGCAAGGGAACCGACAAGGGCGGGGACAAGGGTGCTGCCGGGGCGGCCAACCCGTCGTGA
- a CDS encoding septal ring lytic transglycosylase RlpA family protein, producing the protein MVRTTLPRPARLALRLIAVSGVALATANCATSPQQKLAAGNGIDPKYGVKASPRLYNEGDVIPKGGGRRYTGKPYVVAGQTYVPKENPSGYVREGLASWYGSAFHGRMTANGEVFDRHSIAAAHPTLPLPSYARVTNLENGYSMLVRVNDRGPYHAGRVMDVSEDAAEALGFHRRGTARVRVEYVGKASVAGSDDRKLLASLRTDGRPAGRSTVMMADLGPTEDTERYTRSAPALAFRPAQEAEESGTEAGTAAGKAPAEAPAARPERAAPVRAPIVLASAAVTVPAAVQPTAPRVREFRPAPVPAVAARGGLGAGPLKVAGLNPAHTPGLAPAAPPAHGHAAGKAGPKAGPALAEVHRRAVPAPGTVKLAKASSGPSSAPHGASPAAIPAAMPASAKLAMARLAAVPARASATKAGAPAANGSATTSAKTAPKAPAAKGPATKTAGKAGHARLAGIY; encoded by the coding sequence ATGGTGCGCACGACGCTTCCCCGGCCGGCGCGCCTCGCCCTGCGGCTCATCGCCGTCTCGGGCGTGGCCCTGGCCACGGCCAACTGCGCGACCTCGCCCCAGCAGAAGCTCGCCGCCGGGAACGGGATCGACCCGAAATACGGGGTCAAGGCGAGCCCGCGCCTCTACAACGAGGGCGACGTGATCCCGAAGGGCGGCGGGCGCCGCTACACCGGCAAGCCCTACGTGGTGGCCGGGCAGACCTACGTGCCGAAGGAGAACCCGAGCGGCTACGTCCGCGAGGGGCTCGCCTCCTGGTATGGCTCGGCCTTCCACGGCCGCATGACCGCCAACGGCGAGGTCTTCGACCGCCACTCGATCGCCGCCGCCCACCCGACCCTGCCGCTGCCGAGCTACGCCCGGGTGACGAACCTCGAGAACGGCTACTCGATGCTGGTGCGCGTCAACGACCGCGGCCCCTACCATGCCGGCCGGGTCATGGACGTGTCGGAGGATGCGGCCGAAGCGCTGGGCTTCCACCGCAGGGGCACCGCGCGGGTGCGCGTCGAGTATGTCGGCAAGGCCTCGGTGGCCGGCAGCGACGACCGCAAGCTCCTCGCGAGCCTGCGCACCGACGGGCGGCCGGCCGGCCGCTCGACCGTGATGATGGCCGATCTCGGCCCGACGGAGGACACCGAGCGCTACACGCGCTCAGCCCCGGCTCTGGCCTTCAGGCCCGCCCAGGAGGCGGAGGAGAGCGGGACGGAGGCCGGGACGGCGGCCGGGAAGGCGCCCGCCGAGGCCCCGGCCGCCCGGCCCGAGCGGGCGGCGCCGGTGCGCGCGCCGATCGTGCTGGCCTCGGCCGCCGTGACGGTCCCGGCGGCCGTGCAGCCCACCGCCCCGCGGGTGCGCGAGTTCCGGCCCGCCCCCGTGCCGGCCGTCGCCGCCAGGGGCGGCCTCGGGGCCGGGCCCCTGAAGGTCGCGGGTCTCAACCCGGCCCACACCCCCGGCCTCGCCCCGGCCGCGCCGCCAGCGCACGGTCATGCCGCCGGGAAGGCCGGCCCGAAGGCCGGCCCGGCCCTCGCCGAGGTCCATCGCCGGGCGGTCCCGGCGCCCGGGACCGTGAAGCTCGCCAAGGCGTCGTCGGGCCCGTCCTCCGCGCCGCACGGCGCGTCCCCGGCCGCGATACCCGCCGCGATGCCGGCCTCGGCCAAGCTCGCCATGGCGCGCCTCGCCGCGGTGCCGGCCAGGGCGTCGGCCACGAAGGCCGGTGCGCCGGCCGCGAACGGCTCCGCGACCACCTCTGCCAAGACCGCCCCCAAGGCCCCCGCCGCCAAGGGGCCGGCCACCAAGACCGCCGGCAAGGCGGGACACGCCCGCCTCGCCGGGATCTACTGA